The Miscanthus floridulus cultivar M001 chromosome 6, ASM1932011v1, whole genome shotgun sequence genomic interval AATATATCAGGAAGTCTCGCCATTGACGTTGTGCGAGACTAATTCAATAGCATAGTTCACGTCTACTAGAGGCAACTAAATTTCAGGTCTCTCGGATTTGCTCTTTGAGGCAATATAATGTTTTGTTCATTAACAGAGAATAGGGGGTGGTTCAGATAATATTTTTCCCTGTCTAGCACATGAATTTTGTAAAGTTGCTTGACCTCTAGGACTGAAGCCATCAAAGTATAGTAATTGATAGCTAGCAAGAACATATGTAGGGGATAAGTGCAGTTATGTAAATGGGCCCTGTTCAATTTCCTTGCTCAATGTATTTTTAGTAAACAAATATGATTAGATTTTACTATTCAACAGTGAGGGGAGACTGTTAAAAGACCTAAGGAGCACAGGAAGGAACTATTAGTGAAAAAACACTTTTACACCCACTTTTAAATATTTTCTTTACTATCTTCAAATACTTCAAGATAAGACCTGTCCACTTTTTGAATAATCCCCTTATCCTACATAGGAATTCTCTAAAGATGTGTCACCATTTCTCCACTGCAGATTTCCCATTCACTGCAAAGTAGTATATAATCTGTAACTGAAATTGTTTAATGTGTAAAATGTTTTATGAAGGTAATATTAAATTTTGTGCCGGCAGAAGATATGGAGCATCATAGGTTGACAGAGATTTCTGCAATGATATGTAATGCAGGCATAGCCCTTCTCACAAGCTTGCTGTAAAAAAGTTCGAGAAAGAAAGATGCGCATAGAACCTCTATGGGTACCACTGGACATGGTTACAAATCCGCTAATTACTACAAATGAGATAAGATGTAGTTTTGTAAAAATTAATAACATAGTAGTTTCTCTAGGAAGTATGCAGAACTTGTAGTCAGTTTAGAGCTTTCGCACAAAGACTTGAAATATGATGATTTTAAAGAAAAAAAACCATTGTTCTGGTCTTCCAAACATAAATCGGTCATCCTCATAAACTACTGACTGAGTCTAGTGTCATCTAAACCACGTATCACAGTTGCATCATTTCATTTCAGCACATACTAACAAGAGAACGTAATTTCACCTGCTGTGTGAGGTTATGAATCTCGTTTGGTTGGATAAGATCTGCAAACTTGAATTTCAGCAGCACATGAGAAAATTAATAGTATGGCATCCCTAATACTATTTGTACTTCAATAGGTTTTCTAGTGCGGTTTTCTTTGATCTAACATTCAGTTAAACAGAGAAACTTGTAAAGCTTCAAAGGGTTGTTATATTAATAATAATAGTTCAAGATAGTCTATTAAGTGGAATTAGCAAGCTATCAGCAGATTAAACATTTGAAcaattgccctgttcgcttggctgataagccatggctgaaagtactgttggctgatttattgtaagagaaaaatactgttcgttggctgaaaaagtacggcttataagccaagcgaacagagcgaATGTTACTGATCCTTTTAGTGGGAAAAATATTTGGGACTCAACCTGAATAATATTTTTGCTCCTTCACCGCATCTCCTTCAGTTAAAACATAGAAGGCGCAGGGAAGATGAGGATGGGGTTTGCTACTGTGCTGCTGCCGACACCACCAGTGCTTCAAGGCAATCTTTGCATCTTTGATTTGGTTGAGTTTGAGAAGCTGCTTCTGTGTTCATGCTGGCTGCCAGGCCTATGTTGAAATTAGATTAGGAAAAAAAATCTACATAAAAATTTTCAAATTGAGGACACAAGCAAGACATGGCCAAGGATAAAGTTGTCACCTTGTTctaggcctctcgggtcgaggacGTCTAGGTCTGGTGCTGGTTTGGTGAGCGGCTTGCCTCGGAGTCATTTCGTCAAACAGCTGCTGCGCGTCGTGGATGTCGTCGGCTGCTCCGGCTGCCGGAGCGCTGGCCCATCCGCTATGCGTGGTGGCAGGTCACACAGGGGCGCGGGGAGCTATAGAGCTTCGGCGTGGAGGAGGCCCCAGAGGAGGGCCGTGGCGAAGGCAGGCGCGGGCTACGAGGCGTACCAAGTGAAGAAGCCGGCGGGTGACGCGGCTGGTTGGCGCATGCTGCGAGGAGAGACGGCGCCGCTGCAAGGGGAGGGGCGTCTCGAGAGGGGCTGCAGCGCTCGAGCCCCACGCTCGCTCCGGGGTGGCTGCAGCCGCAGTGGCAACACCCGCTGCCCGCTCCGGGGTGGCCGCAGCCGCCACGCCCGCAAACGGCCTGCGCCGTGGTTGCCGGGGCCGCTGGGGATCCACCCGCGCTGGGAACGCCGCGCCCGCACCCCGCTCGCGCCGTGAGGAGGAGGGAGGTGCCAGGGCGGCGGAGGGCAGCCGGAGGACTAGAGGAGCGGGTTCGCGAGGATTCGTGACTGTCCAGGTTGACGGCTTAACGAGCGAGAGACCCGCTATGCCCCGATCGGACGGTCCATATCACGCGTTTGTCGGATCCTATGGTTATTGGGCTAACGGGTGACGCAGCTTAATCGGATGCCCGATCTTGAACTCTGGATTCGAAAGGAAGAGATTTGAGCCTCATCTGGCGCAGATTGTTCAGCAGTTTTGACAGGCAAATATGATGGTTGTGTGATGTCACCTTgtagttttataattttttacAGCGGCAAAGGGGGGCCGTGTTGCAAGCTTCAACCTTTTTACCCGACACGGTAACTATAAAAGGTCTGCCGACGCTGTTTGAAGATGTACATGTCTGCTTTTGGGGAAAACGACCAAGAAAATGATTCCAGAAATGTTTCGTCTGGACCCAGTCGCTGCTGAAAATGAAAAATTTGGCTTCCGACCCCTTTTCTGGTTGGCTGAAGTTCACAAGTTTGGTGTTCCTTCCTTGAGCCAAACACTGTCCGTACATTACGGTCTGGGCAAAGACACCACGCGCACACGGAACTGCTTTCCTTTTCCTAGGTCGACATGTAGTACAACAAAACACCACGGGTCAGCACGGCGCCCAATCAAACAGTAGGATTGCATATTCTACGGTGGAACTTGCAAGATACTTCTCCGTCCTATCTAGAAAGAATATAATTTTATAACAGTGCTAGATCAAATATACTCCaacccgttctaaattataagttattttagcttttctatatacattacttttgctatgcatttagatatacactGTCAAGATcagaacatcttataatttgaagcAGTATAaagtttgattaaatttatataaaagtTACCGATGATTATTAGtattaaataaatattattagattatttataaaatatattttcatagtatatccgtttatatttatatatattaatactattttctataaatttagttaaacgtATAATAATTTGACTTTGATCAAATCTAGAATTGCATTAATTGATTTAGTTCTCATATAGCGGACGTCAGGTACAGGTACAGTACATCCTTGCTGGCACCTCGGCGTCCATGAGTCCATGACCCTGAACCTGAAGGCGTTTTGGTGGTTCACTCGATTGATCTTCCGCCCCTGCAGCTTCACAATCACAGCTCCCGTCCATCTCCGATTAAGACAGCAACACTGCTCAGGCTTTGGAAGCTACCTAGTGGGCACCTAAAACTGGTGTGATGGGGGTGCTTAGAGTTGGCCACAGACATGGGAGATTGGGGAGGTGCATGCTGCGTGACCAAAATCAAGAAACTACTGCGAACACACAGAAAATTACTCAATGTCAAGCCTATTAGTTTGAACCGATGGCATTAAGAGGGTCTTGAATTTTCGATGCCGTGCAAGAGAGATTGAGTTTTTCCACCAGTATATAAGAAATTTACTCCACTAAAAATCCCGTTATTTGTTTTTTTGGTATTCGTGTAAAAAGAAGAGAACAGAAGTACACTCCTGAAAAAGCAAAGAAAAACTTTATTTGACCTGCACTAAAAATATTTGAAGTCTGATTTGTCTCTCCAAATCGAAAAAAAAAGATTTTCTAACCTCCCCTGCTTTTTAAACCATCCAAATTTGCTCTGTAGGCTACTTTTTAAACCATCCAAATTCAGGTGGTTTAAAACGTTGAAGTAAACTTATTTTTTATCCCGGGAGGCAAATCGAACTTGGATGAAAGTTGAAAGGGTCAAATGAACTTTTTTATGGAGAGCAAGCCTAATACATTCTTGGATGGGTAGCCAGCACGGATATGGTTGTGGATTGCTCCTAATTTTTGACCGTTTTTTAACAAAATTTACGTTTGGTCCCCTGAGAGACTTAAAGTCATCTTTGACTCTTGGGTCGACGCCATGAGTTCTGAcatcgaggtaacacgtctcagcgccacagatcttggtgtCGAGGTGCCGACCATGCACAGCAAGAAatcctaggtggcgttgacgtgaccggtacctcggcgccagaatatatggcgccgagctcggcatcGTAGATCTTGGTGCTGAGTTCGGAGCCATGTATTCTAGCGCCGAGCATGGATAACCAACAGGAACTTCTCGTCGTCTGCGGCGCTGCGGGCAACCATGGCCTGTGGCCACTCATACATGCTGTGACAGAGCAACGTCGGTAATGTGCGGTATTAATAAAAACCATTGCTCTGTGCCGGTCCGTGACCCCCTGTCACTACAGGAGCAACACCATCATATGGCGGCAGACGGCGTGCGCGTCATATCACTTGCGCGGCGCACGTCTCCTCTGGCACGTCACGAGTGCGGTCCATGCGCACCTACAGGGTGAGGCATGGTCCGCACTCGTGACGCGCCTGGAGAAGCGTACGTCGCGCTCCGGCTGAGTAGGCCGTATAGGAGACGTGCGCGGTGCAATTGATATGACGCGCACGCCGTCTGGCGCCGTATGATGGCGCTGCTCTGCACTGACATGGGAGTCACGGGCCGGCACAGAGCAATGGTTTTTATTAATACCGCACATTGTTGATCAGGCATACTCCTTTAATTGCATATTTGCATTGCATCGGATTTCATATCATCTCATCTCCTTTCATTGCATAGAGCAACGGATCATCATATTCATATCATCTCCTTTCATTGCATATTTGCATTGCATCGCTTCGCAAGAAAATCCAGCTGCCACTTGGACGTGCCTCTCAATCAATGGTAGTTCTCCTCTCGGCACAGGCAGAGGCCTTCCATGAACTGCATGCTGACCGAATATACCGTATAGCTAGATCGACTCAAGGAAGGCTGCTATACGCTACGACGTACACGCAGCGCAGCACCTAGCCGGTTCGTTCCAAGAATATATAGTAGAcaggggcggacacagcggtggggcggggggctcaagccccctttACCCATATCGCAGCAGTGTAACTCCCTGTGGAGCCCTATAAAtttttagacaaagttctatagtgtaggaggagctgagacttaagatcgaataTCAGTGTTGTTTAACCTCCTGAAATAttttctggatccgccgctgaTAATAGAATACTACGTATATATACGCGCGTGTTTGAGTCCACACACAAGCCACGTAGACAGGGAGACAGATAAGGCTCCACCACAGCTAGCCCCTGACAGAGTCAGGACACGTACCACAGCTACGACGTACACTTACTACACCAGCAACAGTTTGAAGAACAGTTTAACGCAGCCCGACAAGCAACCAAAAACAGACGGGTCTAGCCGTCTAGGCTATGCGCGTATGTAGCGCGCGCCTGGTCTCCCGTCCGAGAACGTCGCCTCTGTCAGAGaccccacctctctctctcttcgtcgCCTTCATTCGTcggtctgaaatttggctgaaactgactgaaaatactgtttcggctgaattattatgagagaaaaatactgtttcggctgaaaaagaagccgaacaagccaaatatgAGGTAAACCGAACAGGGTCTGGCGTCGAGGTACCGACCACATCAACACCACCTAGGATTCCGTACTGTGCACGGTCAGgcacctcggcgccaagatctgtggcgccgagacgtgttacctcgatgCCATGACTCATGGCGTCGACCCTAGGGTCCAAATATAAGTTTAAGTCTCCCAAGAGACCAAacataatttttttagaaaaatgctaaatagtaaaaaattaggtGGATTGCTGCTCTAAATTGGATGACCACATCCTTTGCTTTGCttattagagcaagtataataaggggCTATAAATAGGGCTGTACGGGAGATgaaagagagaggggaggagcTAGAAGAGAAACGGATTGTAAGAGGAGCTAGAAGAGAAATGTGTTGTAAGTTTACGGTGAGCTCATGCGCACGAGAACCGAGAAATGTTGTGAGATAGATAAGTGGTCTATAAGTCGCCTAGCTATTGTACGAGTAGGCTGTTAGATTgacaatatttttttatataactaGTAGCCGAccgtattattagccttgctctcacGAGGCATGATGAAAAGTTATCCAATTGACATAATTTCTAGAGGTGCGTTCCATATAATCGTAGAGAAGCAAAAGAGTTACGCATGCACGGCAACCATTTGCCCATGATATTTGGTCCCCTGTCCTGCACTGAACTTTTCAAGCGGCATGCATGTTACACCGGGTCGCATTCCGAGCACCCGGCGCATGCGACGATGACTTTGATAACCAAACCATCTCTAGTAAACAAATCCTTTGGTGACCCGTTCTGTGGCATGTCGAATAGGTGACCTATATGAGTATCCAAATTCTAAATAGGTAGCAGAAGATTTAAAATTAATCTCTAATAGAGTATCTATACGGAAGATCTATTTTAAGTTGTTTGAGAGACACAATTCAAATACGAATATCCTCtcccctgaaaactcatttgcagaaaggattctcttttagaGAAGATGTTAAATGAATATTGAATCCTTTGACTATAACTGTATCCAAACGTTAAATGGATTTTAGGTGTTATTGAGATAGTCTTATACAGGACCCCATTTTTATCACGGCACGGCTTGTACTTGTGCCTATAATATAAGTTAAATACTCCGGTAAACAGGTTACAAGTGCGTGGAGATTGTGGACAGTAGACTAACATAAATTTTCTCTAACAAAAAATGTATAAACGGAACCAAGCAATTTTGCATATGATTAGCTACGGATGTTATATATGTACACACTGTTATATACTCTATCTATTTTAAATTAAAGACGTCTTGACTTTTGTaaatatgtatctagatatagtgtatatctacgTGTATATTAAAAACTATGTATatagaaaaatcaaaacatcttataatttagaatggactGAGTATCTCTCTGTTATCAACATGGTGGTCACACCTGTTTACGATGGGTTGGTTAGCTACCGTTGGCTCGCCGCCGACCGATGTCATGAGGGCGAAGCAGGTGAAGGcgagaggacgaggacgaggacgaggtcaAGGAGTACGTACGTGGCAGGACTGACGACGGACGACCAGTCTACAGTCTGCAGCAGCGTTCTCTGGCTCTAGCTCGCCGTTGATCCGAACATGAACCGATCCGGGCATCCGAGTATGCCTGCCTCCGAATTTGACCGGCCTTCGCTGCAGCTTCGCCTTCGCCCGCGCAAGCATGCACCGCCACCCACGACTTTGACCGACTATTCCACTCTCGCTTTGCATTGATCCCTACCTCTAATACTACTCGAGTAGTATATACAGGAATACTTTTTTTTCCCGAAAATAATTATAACCATCACCCATTTATTGGATTGCCGATTGCATAGTTGCATCTGCTACCTCCTGTGTCCTCTACCTTACAAAATGACGAAATAAAATAATATTGCAACTGGAAGTCTAGATACAAACACCAACTCCCCCTCCGCTCCGCTCCGCTGCAGATAAAGCAGCTGCCTCGCTGCTCGCCATCTCACTCCCGGCCCGCCGCCACCCGCTCCAGCTCCACCACCATCTCTTTGCTCAATCCATCAGCACATATCATCCATCCATGGATGATGAAGTGTGGTGCGGCCTGGACCTGCAGCTGCAGGCTGGCGACATCGAAGGCCTCCACCCTGCCCCTGACCTCCATGGCCATGATGACCCATTCTGGCCAGCTCTGGCAGAGTATGTGCAGTAGTACTAGCGTTCTTTGGTTCCTCCTTGCTAGCTTTTTAATTGGAGATGACTCGAATGAACCTTGCTTTTCTGTGGATGCGACCGTTCAGGTGCGCTGCCAGCTTCCTCGCCGGCGACGACACCGCTAGCTGCTTCGGCGTCGCCGACATCGACCTCACGGCGGCGGCCTCCGCCAACGCAGCCGCCAGCGCCAGCAAGGCGGCGGATTATGGCATGGACACGAGCGGCTTCTTCGCCGACGACAACGACCACCGCCGCCTGATGACGATGCCCCaagacgagcagcagcagccagtgTACTCATCGTCGTCGCTGTCCTCCAAGCGCTCCCTCTCCATCGACAGCGggggctcctcctccaccttcttcccgctcgacgacgccgctgcggctttgcccgccgccatCTTCTCGCCGCCGCAcgccgcgccgctgccgccggcgccgccactGGAGCAGCAGCAGGACCCGTTCGCCGGGGACGACGAGGCCATCATGCTGGCCATGATGGCCGTCCTCTCCTCCGCGTCGCCCTcctcctccgagtcctcgtcgccgccgcacagagccgccgccgccgtgcagcCGCGCCTGCACTTACACCGCGGGGACAGCGCCAACCACGTCACGGTCCGGAGCAGCAGCCTCGCCGTGGCGCCGGAGAGGTCCACCAGCGCCGCCgcatggcagcagcagcaggacaGCAACAATAGCAGCCAGGTGTACCACATGATGTCCGAGAGGAAGAGGCGGGAGAAGCTCAACGACAGCTTCCAAACGCTCAGGTCGCTCCTCCCACCCTGTTCCAAGGTATATTCATTCATCGTCCAAATTAAACCTCCTTTCCTAAATTGTTACTACTGCCATTCAATTATATTTCCTTTTACACTAGTATCTACAGGTCCTAGTTAACATTCTTTAGGTGCAAGTTAAATTTCCACACCATTCACTTGTTGATTTGATTATAAAAATTCAAACACTAAGGAGCTGTTTGGTTGGTGGCGGCGTCCGGCTGCCTGGGCTAGGCAGTGCCCCCGGATGTTGGATTTAGGGCGTGTTTGGATCGAGCCCTCGCAGGCAGATGCCTGCCAGGCAGCTCATCCTGTCCCCAGGCGTGGGAAATCGGACGCCTGGGACTGACGCACGCTCCAGGCAAGTCCGGCCAGTCtaaaaccaaacagacccttaggaCGCCTTGCCTGGCCAGGCATTGCCTGGAGGCCAAATCTAAACTGGCCCTAAATCAACATTGGAGGAAAGCTATGTATCTCTTGATAAGATTTTTATCTTGGTGGAAAATTCTATACATATATCCTTATAAAAACCCTAAACCAATTGACCATTAGATCGATTTATTGGTATAACATATTTGCTATATAGTTCTAACGTCCAAGATTCAAAAAAGTACAATCCACTTTGTTATAAAATTGTATTAACgataaacggtaaacagtcgatcACCTattgtttagccattattcgggaaAATGTTCCATTAAACAggctaaacggtcaattaaacgAGGGTAAgtgggtgattaaacggaaatgaCGCACCACCGTATAgcatttacacggtgtttaaacgggctaaacggctgtTTAGACGAACAATGTTATTATTAAATTAGGATCCATATAAACCATTAGAACATGTGTATATTCTTTTCTACAGAATTGTTTGATGATTATTATCGATGTCTAGCACTCAAGAGAGAGGCAGACATCTGCAAATGTTgtttatatatttacatgcatggaTAGATCCGTTGCAACAACATGACCTGCGCTATTAGAGACACGGTCTAGCCTTAGAACAAACAAATATATAATGACAcggaagaatttaaaaaaaaaatcctggGTAGTTCCTTTACGATTTGATGGTCGAAAAAGGATGCATCCCAACAAAGTTGTGATAAGTCCCGTACGTTGCTTTTGTGAGGCAGAGAATAGATGCTCTGTTCCTTTTCCAAAATTTTCAAAGGTGACTTGGAAGAATGGAAGTCTTGCCACTATATACGTCCAGCCTAGCTTGTGATGAAGGATAGCATTGTTTAACCCTTGAAAAGGACATTGACAGAGGAAGGTGTTTAGAAGCGCCATAGGATTACAAAAGGTCCAATACAATGGCATGGAAGCTTCCAAGAGGAAGTACGCTGGTGGATCAGACCCATGCTAGGATTATGCATTAGTAAACTGCAGGAGCTAGTGGAACCTTTCACCAAAATTGGTTTGCTTGCTGTTAACAAATAACAATACTTTTAGTCAATGTGTGATGCGATTGTGAATATTAGACAGTTAATAAACAACTTGCAAATAAATAAGAATACTGCCACATAGCAGAAAGAAAGCACGCGATTGAGCATATTTTAAATCTTTGTAGTGTAATATACTGCAtaaatatcttttttttttgtacatATACAAATATGAATGACTTTTATATATGATAGTAATTTTGAGAGAACGAAAACATAAATTTTGGCCAGTTGCAAAGTAGGACTTGTTAGAAAGTCAAGTGTGTTGGGGGTGGTCAATAGTTTCTTGTTTCCAAGGAAAGACATCAGCCGTGGAAAGCGATTGGAAGGAGGACCTTGTTGGTGGTGTCCAACACCAATATGGTCCACAAAATGCAAGTTGAAGATAGCAGGGTAGGTGCAGCGGAACAAGCAACAACGACAATAAGATGAACAAAGTCACCATCGTCTACATTACTCTACAGTTACAGCCCTCAGTGGTTGCCAGGAAACAACCTGCTGCCTGCAAATGCATAGAACAGGAAAGAGATTGATTGATTGGGTGCTAACATGGGCTGTCCTAATCAGCCGAGCAAAGCAGATTAGCCAGTCGTCAGTGAATGAAACTTCCCTTTCGTGGATGCGACAAAGCTTGAGATGACGATTGCCTCTTCCATTGACATCCTTATTATCCTATAAAGTTGGTCCCATTAATCTGGAAGAAGTGCatgcaaaagaagaagaagaaaaaaagtgaTCCACGCGCAACCCGCAGCTTCCAACATACTTCGTAGTTCCAATGAAAATAAAAGCTTAGACAGGATACACGGGACCTTTTGAGAATTTTGAATTCACCATTGTAAATAACACCACAGCaatcttcttttcttctatttatgttttggttttaaaaaaaattgaaccTTGCTTACGTACTATTGGTGCATCGATCGCAGAAGGACAAGACGACGGTGCTGATGAACGCGGCGAGCTACCTAAAGACGCTGGAGGCACAGGTGTTGGAGCTGGAGGAGAAGAACACCAAGCTGGAGAGGTACGTCCCCCGCGAGGACGCTGGCACCACGGCCACGGCGGCGCACCGGAGAGCCAAAGTTCACATCTCCAGAGCGGCGTCGGACGAGCAGCAGGTGAGCCTGacggtgatggtgatggtggagtgCGACATCGTGGACCTGGTGCTGCACGTCCTGGAGCGCCTCCGCTGGATGAGCGGCGTCAGCGTGCTGTCCGTCGACGCCGACACCTACTCGCCGCAGGCGCTGCTCAAGGCGCTCGCCAACATCAAGCTGCACATCATGGACGGCGACTGCTGGAACGAGGCGCTGTTCCACGAGGCCATGACGAAGGCCGTGCACGACGCGACCTCGTCTTCCTCCTCACCTGCCTCCTGCGCCGCCGTGGCCCCCCTCGTGGCCGCAGCCTAGGCAGGAGCTAGCGGGGCGATCGAGTAATATAAGACCCTGCCTCGGCTCTTCCGCCAAAGGTTGCCTGTGGGCTGTGAGGCGACCGGTTCAGCCGCCATcgccgtgcgtgcgtgcgtgcttgCTTCAGCCTCGccagtcatcgtcgtcgtcgaccaTATTGAAACGGTAAAACGTACCGACGCCGGGATTGTACGGGGGATTAGAGGAGTTCTGTAATAATTTGTGGTTAGCAATAGCAAGTAAGAAACCCTGTGTTGCTGTAATGCGACCACATAGAGGTTGCATAtgatggaactctgtggttttaGGTTGTGTGATACCGTGTGCCTACCTAGTGTGGGCAGCAGCATGCATGTTGGCGCTCTGTACCAAGGTGGAGGAATCTTGTACATAGGAAATTAAACAAATGTACCATGAGCAGTTCATATGCGTAAACATGAAATGAATGTTGTACTCTCTTACATACTTTACTGCATGTATCGACAGCCACCGGACTGCGCTATTTGTCCGGAGTatgtatttcttttatatactataAGAACAACTCTCTAAAGCTCGTTATATCCTTTTTTTTACATAAATAAAGATTTTGATGAATAAATGCTCTCTAGCAGTTTTTTTTAATTAGACCTCTAAATATTGCCATACCAAATTTTAAATTCCTTGCTAGCGAAAGATGGAATGCAGTGTTAAATCTTTAGAGTACGCACAAAATATAGAGAAATcgttggagagtgaaaagatataaagAGAGATTTTTTAAAATGACCTTCTAAATGATGATTCAGAGAGTAAGTTTTAAGAAAGACCATGGAAGATGCTCTGCCTGGTTTTGGTTACATTTTTTCGCTAGCT includes:
- the LOC136456152 gene encoding putative transcription factor bHLH041; translated protein: MDDEVWCGLDLQLQAGDIEGLHPAPDLHGHDDPFWPALAECAASFLAGDDTASCFGVADIDLTAAASANAAASASKAADYGMDTSGFFADDNDHRRLMTMPQDEQQQPVYSSSSLSSKRSLSIDSGGSSSTFFPLDDAAAALPAAIFSPPHAAPLPPAPPLEQQQDPFAGDDEAIMLAMMAVLSSASPSSSESSSPPHRAAAAVQPRLHLHRGDSANHVTVRSSSLAVAPERSTSAAAWQQQQDSNNSSQVYHMMSERKRREKLNDSFQTLRSLLPPCSKKDKTTVLMNAASYLKTLEAQVLELEEKNTKLERYVPREDAGTTATAAHRRAKVHISRAASDEQQVSLTVMVMVECDIVDLVLHVLERLRWMSGVSVLSVDADTYSPQALLKALANIKLHIMDGDCWNEALFHEAMTKAVHDATSSSSSPASCAAVAPLVAAA